The Xanthomonas indica sequence GACGTGCTGTGGGGCAGCGCGCTGGGCTGGATGCTGCAGTTCGGCCTGCTCGATTCGCCGGCGCCGACCCGTGCCTACGCCGCGCGGATGGCCGAGCGGCCAGCGGTGCAGCGCGCGCTGGCGGTGGATGCCGCAGCGAGCTAAGAGTGGCTGACACAACGTCGCGCGCAGTCGCCAGGTGGGTGCGGACGGCGCGGAGGAACCGCAGTGAACGCGTGGCACATGAGGATTCCGGGCACCGTCCGCGCCCGCCTGGCGGCTGCCCAGTGGTTTTGTCGGCCACGCTTAAGACCTGCGCCCGCGCGCCGGCACGAGTAAACTAACCGGCTTCCTTTCCACCCGCCTGGATTAAGCGCCATGCCCGGGACCGTCCTGCATCCCCTGCCCTCCGCCGGCCCCGCCGCCGCCGCCGCGCCGGTGCGCGGCAAGCTGTACATCAAGACTCACGGTTGCCAGATGAACGAGTACGACTCGGCCAAGATGGCCGACGTGCTCGCCGCATCCGAGGGCCTGGAGCTGACCGACAACCCCGAAGAAGCGGACGTGGTCCTGGTCAACACCTGCTCGATCCGCGAGAAGGCGCAGGAGAAGGTGTTCAGTCAGCTCGGCCGCTGGAAGGCGCTGAAGGCCGGCGGCAAGCCGGTGATCATCGGCGTCGGCGGCTGCGTGGCGTCGCAGGAAGGCGAGGCCATCGTCAAGCGCGCGCCCTACGTGGACCTGGTGTTCGGCCCACAGACCCTGCACCGGCTGCCGGAGCTGATCCGCGCGCGGCGCGAATCGGGCAAGTCGCAGGTGGACATCAGCTTCCCCGAGGTCGAGAAGTTCGACCGCCTGCCGGAGCCGCGCGCCGAAGGCCCGTCGGCCTTCGTGTCGATCATGGAAGGCTGCTCCAAGTACTGCTCGTTCTGCGTGGTGCCCTACACCCGCGGCGAGGAGATCAGCCGGCCGTTCGAGGACGTGCTGGTGGAAGTGGCGCAACTGGCCGCGCAGGGCGTGCGCGAGATCAACCTGCTCGGCCAGAACGTCAACGCCTACCGCGGCCCCTACGCCGACGCCGAGGCCGGCGAGGAAGCGCAGCATGCCGACCTGGGCCTGCTGATCCGCAGCATCGCGCAGATCGAGGGCATCGGCCGCATCCGCTTCACCACCTCGCATCCGCTGGAATTCAGCGACTCGCTGGTGGAGGCCTACCGCGACGTGCCGCAGCTGGCCAACTACCTGCACCTGCCGGTGCAGGCCGGCAGCGACCGCATCCTCAGCGCGATGAAGCGCGGCTACACCGCGCTGGAGTTCAAGCAGAAGATCCGCAAGCTGCGCGCGGTGCGGCCGGACATCTCGATCAGCTCGGACTTCATCGTCGGCTTCCCCGGCGAGACCGATGCCGACTTCGACAAGACCATGAAGCTGATCGAGGACGTGGGCTTCGACCAGAGCTTCTCCTTCATCTATTCGCGGCGCCCGGGCACGCCCGCCGCCGATCTGGAAGACGACACCCCCGAGGCGGTCAAGCACGCGCGGCTGGCGCGGCTGCAGGCGCACATCAACGCGCATGCGCAGCAGATCTCGCAGGGCATGATCGGCAGCGTGCAGACCGTGCTGGTGGAAGGACCGTCGAAGAAGAACCCGGCCGAGCTGACCGGCAAGACCGAGAACATGCGCTCGGTCAACTTCCCCGGCCACCCGCGCCTGATCGGCCAGTTCGTCGATGTGACCATCACCGAGGCGCTGAGCAACTCGCTGCGCGGCCGCCTGCACCTGGCCGAGGACGACGCCGCGGCCTGAGCGGCGTCGGGTGCGTTCTATTCGAGCGCGCTCAGGAACCGCTCACCGCGCGGACCAATCTGCACGGCCCGCGAATCCGGCACCCGCCGCGCCAGGCCGGTGCCGAGCAGATGCGCGAGCAAGGCACTGCCCAGCGCGCCGGCGACGTGGTCGCGGCGCTCGCTCCAGTCCAGGCACGGCCGGCACAGCGGCCGCCGGGAGCCGCGCAAGGCCGCCACGTCGATGCCGATCGCCGCGCACCAGGCCGCGCCGGACGCGCTCAGGGCCATGCCGTCGCTGCACAGCAGGTACCCGCGCGTCTCCATCTGCTGGCGCCAGCGGATCGCCAGCTCGCCGGCAAGGTGGTCGTAGCACACCCGCGCACGGCGCAGGCCGGCATCCGCCGGGCCGACCCGCCGGGTCTGCGGCGGCGCCAGTCCCATCATCGCCTCGACTGCCGCGGCAACCTGCGCATCGGCCACGCGGAAATAGCGGTGCCGGCCTTGGCGCACCACGGCGAGCAGGCCGGCCTCGACCAGTTGCGTCAGATGCCGGCTGGCGGTGGACGGCGCCACCCCACCATCCAGGGCCAGTTCCGTGGCGGTGCGCGCCTGCCCGCCCATCAACGCCGCCAGCATGCGGCTGCGCGCGGCGTCGCCCAGCAGGAAGGCGACACGGGACAGCGGCGTGGCTTCGCTCATGCTTCGATTCTAGACGAAGCATGGCGCCACGCTGGCGCCTACCGTGCCTGCTCCCACACGAGGCAGGCACCATGACCGACACGCTCCACCACTACGCTTCGCAGCTGCACTGGACCGGCAACCGCGGCGGCGGCACCGCCGACTACGCCGGCTACGGCCGCGACTACACCCTGCAGGTTCCCGGCAAGCCGCGACTGCCCGGCAGCGCCGATCCCGCGTTCCGTGGCGACCCGGCGCTGCACAATCCAGAAGACCTGTTCGTCGGCGCCCTCGCCGCCTGCCACATGCTCACCTACCTGGCGCTGTGCGCACATGCCGGCATCCGGGTGTTGGCCTACGACGACCAGGCGCAGGGCTGGCTGGAGCTGCATCCCGGCCGGGGCGGACGCTTCCGCGAGGTGGCGCTGGCGCCGCGGGTGACCATTGCCGCGGACAGCGATGCGACCCGCGCGCACGCGCTGCACGCACAGGCGCACGCGCAGTGCTTCATCGCCAACAGCTGCGCGGTGGCGGTGCGCTGCGAGGCGACGGTCGTGCACGGCGAGGCGGCGGCGGAGGCGCTGCGATGAAGGACGTGGAGATCCATCTCGACGATCGCCCCGGCGCACTGGCGGCGATGGCCCAGGCACTGGGCGCGGCCGGCATCAGCATCGAAGGCGGCGGCGCATGGCGCGTGGAGGGCCACGCGGTCGCGCACTTCCTGTTCGATGCTGCCGCGCCGGTGCGCGACGCGCTGCAGGCGCACGGCATTCGCGTCGCCGCCGAGCGCCCCGCGGTGCTGCTGCGCCTGGACCAGCAAACGCCGGGACAACTCGGCCTGCTGACTGGCCTGCTGGGCGCCGCCGGCATCGACATCGCCGTGCAGTACAGCGATCACCACGGTCAGCTGGTGCTGGTGGTGGACGATCTTGCCGGCGCACGGGCGATCGCGGACGCGTGGATGCAGGAACGCGCCGCACGCCGCGACGGTGCGCAGCGATAAGGCCCGCCGCGACCTTCCGAACCGCACGCGCGCCGCGGCCACGCGCGAGGCGCCGGCCGGATCGCTGCGGTTTTTTTCGCCACCACAGGGCAGCGCCTTGCGTGGCAAGGCGTTCGCACGGTTGTCCACAGGCTTTTGGACAATCGATCCACATCCGTTGTGGACAACGTTGCCATCGCCGCGTCGTGCGGGTCGCGGCGGCGCTCACAGGCCCGCAGGGCGCAGTCGATCGCGTCGGCGTGCACGCGCCGACGCCGTCGCCGCGCGCCCTTCACTGGCCCGGCTACGCGCTGCGCGCTACCCTTTGCGCCCCTCGTTTTCGACGCTGCCGCTGGCGGCGTGCGCCCGCCATGACCACCCCTGCGCAACGCGACTTCACCCTGGATCCCGCCGACACCGAGCGCCTGGCCAACCTGGCCGGTCCGTTCGATGCGCACCTGCGGCAGATCGAACTGCGCCTGGGCGTGGAGATCTCCAACCGTGGCAACGTGTACCGGGTGACCGGGCCGGAGCAGGCGGTGGCCGCGGCGGAGCGGCTGCTGCAGGCGCTGTACGCCGAGGCCGACCACGTCGTCTTCGACGACCAGGAAATCCACCTGCGGCTCAACCAGTCCAATGTCGACCAGGTGGCGCAGCGCGCCTACCAACCGCAGGAGGTGGCGATCAAGGTCAAGCGTGGCACGGTGCGCGGCCGCGGCGCCAACCAGGCCAAGTACCTGCACCAGATCGCCACCCACGACATCAACTTCGGCATCGGCCCGGCCGGCACCGGCAAGACCTTCCTGGCCGTGGCCAGCGCGGTGGAAGCACTGAACGAATCGCGGGTGCAGCGGCTGATCCTGGTGCGCCCGGCGGTGGAGGCCGGCGAGAAGCTCGGCTTTCTGCCCGGCGACCTCAGCCAGAAGGTCGACCCCTACCTGCGCCCGCTGTACGACGCGCTGTACGAGATGCTGGGCGTGGAGAAGGTGGTCAAGCTGCTGGAGAAGAACGTCATCGAGATCGCGCCGCTGGCGTACATGCGCGGACGCACCCTCAACGACGCCTACGTGATCCTGGACGAAGCGCAGAACACCACCATCGAACAGATGAAGATGTTCCTGACCCGCCTCGGCTTCGGCAGCACCGCCGTGGTCACCGGCGACCTGACCCAGATCGACCTGCCCAAGCACGTCAAGTCCGGCCTGCGCGATGCCATCGAGGTGCTGCACGAGGTGGATGGGGTCAGCTTCACCTTCTTCGAGGCGCGCGACGTGGTCCGGCATCCGCTGGTGGCGCGCATCGTCAACGCCTACGAGAAGCGCGACGTCGTCGACCGCGCCAGCGGCCCGTCGGCGTGATCCGCACCTGGCCGGCGCTGCTGGGAACGTTGCTCGGCGTGGCCGGCAGTGCCGGCGGCCACACGCCCGAGCGGACGCCAGCGCAGGATCCGGCGCCGCAACGCGTCGCCCTGGCGCAATCGCTGACCGCGCCGTGCGTGTCGATCGTGCAGGACAGCGCCGTCATCGGCCTGCCGCGCGATGTGCTCGAGCGCGCCGCGGCGATCGCCCGCACTTCGCCGACCGCGCCGCGCGGCAACGAAGCGCAGCGCCTGGCCTGGATCGCCGGCACCCGGGCCCAAGCCCTGCTCGATGCGGCCGAGGCCCCCGGCGCGACGCGCGACCGCTTCGGCTGCAATGCGCTGGCCTACAAGCAGGTGCCGGCTGACAGCCTTTACCTGGTCGGCGACCTGCTCGCACACGGCCAGGCCGCGGTATGGCTCCCGGCCTCGGCGCGCTTCGCCGCCACGGTGGAGATCCGGCGCGACAACCCGCAGTGCAAGCGAGGCCCGATGGGCAGCGCGGCCTACCGCATCGACGACGAAAAGACCCCGTTGCTGTTCCTGGTCGCCTGCGTGACCTGAGCCGCACACCGCACACCGACGACCTGTGCAGTTCGGTCGCGCCGCGCATGCGGGAACGCTGGTGCGAGGCAAGCCCGCCTCAGCGCCGACGACGCAAGGTCGCCCTGAGCCGCCGCACGCGCGATACTGTGCCCCCACCGCTGTACTCGGCCGTCTGCCATGACCAAAGGTCCCGTCCGCCTCGATGTCGGCGTCAGCTACGCCCTGCCCCGTGCCGGGCTGCCGGCGGCGACGAGCTTCCGCAAGTGGGTCGCCGCGGCACTGAAGGGCCGCATCCGCGAGGCCGACTTGGCGATCCGCCTGGTTGACGACCGTGAAGGCC is a genomic window containing:
- the miaB gene encoding tRNA (N6-isopentenyl adenosine(37)-C2)-methylthiotransferase MiaB; its protein translation is MPGTVLHPLPSAGPAAAAAPVRGKLYIKTHGCQMNEYDSAKMADVLAASEGLELTDNPEEADVVLVNTCSIREKAQEKVFSQLGRWKALKAGGKPVIIGVGGCVASQEGEAIVKRAPYVDLVFGPQTLHRLPELIRARRESGKSQVDISFPEVEKFDRLPEPRAEGPSAFVSIMEGCSKYCSFCVVPYTRGEEISRPFEDVLVEVAQLAAQGVREINLLGQNVNAYRGPYADAEAGEEAQHADLGLLIRSIAQIEGIGRIRFTTSHPLEFSDSLVEAYRDVPQLANYLHLPVQAGSDRILSAMKRGYTALEFKQKIRKLRAVRPDISISSDFIVGFPGETDADFDKTMKLIEDVGFDQSFSFIYSRRPGTPAADLEDDTPEAVKHARLARLQAHINAHAQQISQGMIGSVQTVLVEGPSKKNPAELTGKTENMRSVNFPGHPRLIGQFVDVTITEALSNSLRGRLHLAEDDAAA
- a CDS encoding winged helix-turn-helix domain-containing protein, with protein sequence MSEATPLSRVAFLLGDAARSRMLAALMGGQARTATELALDGGVAPSTASRHLTQLVEAGLLAVVRQGRHRYFRVADAQVAAAVEAMMGLAPPQTRRVGPADAGLRRARVCYDHLAGELAIRWRQQMETRGYLLCSDGMALSASGAAWCAAIGIDVAALRGSRRPLCRPCLDWSERRDHVAGALGSALLAHLLGTGLARRVPDSRAVQIGPRGERFLSALE
- a CDS encoding OsmC family protein, yielding MTDTLHHYASQLHWTGNRGGGTADYAGYGRDYTLQVPGKPRLPGSADPAFRGDPALHNPEDLFVGALAACHMLTYLALCAHAGIRVLAYDDQAQGWLELHPGRGGRFREVALAPRVTIAADSDATRAHALHAQAHAQCFIANSCAVAVRCEATVVHGEAAAEALR
- a CDS encoding ACT domain-containing protein, with amino-acid sequence MKDVEIHLDDRPGALAAMAQALGAAGISIEGGGAWRVEGHAVAHFLFDAAAPVRDALQAHGIRVAAERPAVLLRLDQQTPGQLGLLTGLLGAAGIDIAVQYSDHHGQLVLVVDDLAGARAIADAWMQERAARRDGAQR
- a CDS encoding PhoH family protein codes for the protein MTTPAQRDFTLDPADTERLANLAGPFDAHLRQIELRLGVEISNRGNVYRVTGPEQAVAAAERLLQALYAEADHVVFDDQEIHLRLNQSNVDQVAQRAYQPQEVAIKVKRGTVRGRGANQAKYLHQIATHDINFGIGPAGTGKTFLAVASAVEALNESRVQRLILVRPAVEAGEKLGFLPGDLSQKVDPYLRPLYDALYEMLGVEKVVKLLEKNVIEIAPLAYMRGRTLNDAYVILDEAQNTTIEQMKMFLTRLGFGSTAVVTGDLTQIDLPKHVKSGLRDAIEVLHEVDGVSFTFFEARDVVRHPLVARIVNAYEKRDVVDRASGPSA